One region of Frankiales bacterium genomic DNA includes:
- a CDS encoding DUF2520 domain-containing protein, protein MTEAPPPAPDAAAPPRLRVGVVGTGRAGAVLGAALARAGHHVVAAYAVSEVSRLRAEALLPGVPLVPVPEVLAAADLALLTVPDDVLPGLVSGLAETGAVRPGQFLAHASGRFGYGVLDPATRAGALPLALHPVMTFTGTSVDLARLSACPFGVTAPDQLRPVAEALVVEMGGDPVWVSEGNRVLYHAALAHGANHLVTLVAQTLDLLRSAGVDQPSRLVAPLLSAALDNALRYGDQALTGPVARGDAGTVAAHVADLAEVDPEARAAYVALARVTADRALAAGILRAERAEALLDVLVRTEDERR, encoded by the coding sequence GTGACCGAGGCACCGCCCCCCGCGCCCGACGCTGCCGCACCGCCGCGGCTGCGCGTCGGCGTCGTGGGCACCGGTCGTGCCGGGGCCGTGCTCGGCGCCGCGCTCGCCCGCGCCGGGCACCACGTGGTCGCGGCCTACGCCGTCTCGGAGGTGTCGCGGCTGCGCGCCGAGGCGCTGCTGCCGGGCGTGCCGCTGGTGCCGGTGCCGGAGGTCCTCGCCGCCGCCGACCTCGCGCTGCTCACCGTGCCGGACGACGTGCTGCCCGGGCTGGTGTCCGGGCTGGCCGAGACCGGCGCCGTGCGCCCCGGTCAGTTCCTCGCCCACGCCAGCGGCCGCTTCGGCTACGGCGTGCTCGACCCCGCCACGCGGGCCGGCGCCCTCCCGCTGGCCCTGCACCCCGTCATGACGTTCACCGGCACGTCGGTGGACCTCGCGCGGCTGTCGGCCTGCCCCTTCGGCGTCACCGCGCCGGACCAGCTGCGCCCGGTGGCCGAGGCGCTCGTGGTGGAGATGGGCGGCGACCCCGTGTGGGTGAGCGAGGGCAATCGCGTGCTCTACCACGCGGCGCTCGCGCACGGCGCCAACCACCTCGTCACCCTCGTCGCGCAGACGCTCGACCTGCTGCGCTCCGCCGGCGTCGACCAGCCCTCGCGCCTCGTGGCCCCGCTGCTGTCCGCGGCGCTCGACAACGCGCTGCGCTACGGCGACCAGGCGCTCACCGGTCCGGTGGCCCGCGGCGACGCGGGCACGGTGGCCGCCCACGTGGCCGACCTGGCCGAGGTCGACCCGGAGGCGCGCGCCGCCTACGTCGCGCTCGCGCGCGTGACGGCCGACCGCGCGCTCGCGGCCGGGATCCTGCGGGCCGAGCGGGCCGAGGCGCTGCTCGACGTCCTCGTGCGGACGGAGGACGAACGGCGATGA
- a CDS encoding PH domain-containing protein, translated as MSGQHEDPLSFEVFRPGASGPDEHGRRRVHPLTPFIHGVSWWPAGVALAVTLTVQFKVSVGGGALLLAVLGFLLFTVVGTGVAYLQWRRLTFWFDDDGDLRVDSGVLSLQQRRLQLSRLQSVDVLQPLLARLAGLAEVRVEVAGAGDSKVTLQFLTLAEANALRNEIIARSAGVRHDAEEAPENLLASVPAGDLVVSLLLRAETFALLLLTAFVILITVLTEGTVGLLLLVTGGVPLFSVFAQFSRYYDFTVAESPDGLRLRHGLLQRTRQTVPPGRVQAVGFVQPFLWRRRGWVRVRLNVAGVSTSAQGSGNQSYTENVLLPVAPWPVALAIVGRVLPGVDIMAIPLEPAPERSRRRAWIQWRQLAVGWTDDVFITRGGRITERWDVVPHARTQSVRVTQGPWQRSLGLASVHADSTPGAVRITGHHRDALEARRLAQEQADRAAAARGADRSLRWVAQQHLAATPPPAAASDVDPGPGEGAEPGGVEQL; from the coding sequence GTGAGCGGCCAGCACGAGGACCCGCTCTCGTTCGAGGTCTTCCGCCCGGGGGCGTCGGGCCCCGACGAGCACGGCCGGCGCCGGGTCCATCCCCTGACACCGTTCATCCACGGGGTGAGCTGGTGGCCGGCCGGTGTCGCGCTGGCCGTGACCCTCACGGTGCAGTTCAAGGTGTCCGTGGGTGGTGGCGCGCTCCTCCTGGCGGTGCTGGGATTCCTGTTGTTCACGGTGGTGGGCACCGGCGTCGCCTACCTCCAGTGGCGCCGGCTCACATTCTGGTTCGACGACGACGGCGACCTGCGGGTCGACTCCGGAGTGCTCTCGCTCCAGCAGCGACGGCTCCAGCTCTCGCGCCTGCAGTCGGTGGACGTGCTCCAGCCGCTGCTCGCGCGGCTCGCCGGCCTGGCCGAGGTGCGCGTGGAGGTGGCCGGCGCGGGCGACTCGAAGGTGACGCTCCAGTTCCTCACGCTGGCCGAGGCCAACGCCCTGCGCAACGAGATCATCGCGCGCTCGGCCGGCGTGCGGCACGACGCCGAGGAGGCGCCGGAGAACCTGCTCGCCTCGGTGCCCGCGGGCGACCTCGTGGTGTCGCTGCTGCTGCGCGCCGAGACCTTCGCGCTGCTCCTGCTGACCGCGTTCGTCATCCTCATCACGGTGCTCACCGAGGGCACCGTGGGCCTGCTGCTGCTCGTGACCGGCGGTGTCCCGCTGTTCAGCGTGTTCGCGCAGTTCTCCCGCTACTACGACTTCACCGTGGCCGAGTCGCCCGACGGCCTGCGCCTGCGCCACGGCCTGCTCCAGCGCACGCGGCAGACCGTCCCGCCCGGCCGGGTGCAGGCGGTGGGCTTCGTCCAGCCGTTCCTCTGGCGGCGGCGCGGCTGGGTGCGGGTGCGGCTCAACGTGGCCGGCGTGTCCACGAGCGCGCAGGGGTCGGGCAACCAGAGCTACACCGAGAACGTGCTGCTGCCCGTGGCGCCGTGGCCCGTGGCGCTCGCGATCGTGGGGCGGGTGCTGCCCGGCGTCGACATCATGGCGATCCCGCTGGAGCCCGCGCCCGAGCGCAGCCGGCGCCGGGCGTGGATCCAGTGGCGGCAGCTCGCCGTCGGCTGGACCGACGACGTCTTCATCACCCGCGGCGGCCGCATCACCGAGAGGTGGGACGTCGTCCCGCACGCGCGCACGCAGTCCGTGCGCGTCACGCAGGGGCCGTGGCAGCGCAGCCTGGGCCTGGCCTCGGTGCACGCCGACTCCACGCCGGGCGCCGTGCGCATCACCGGCCACCACCGGGACGCGCTCGAGGCGCGCCGGCTGGCGCAGGAGCAGGCCGACCGCGCGGCGGCCGCGCGCGGCGCCGACCGCTCGCTGCGCTGGGTCGCCCAGCAGCACCTCGCCGCGACGCCCCCGCCCGCGGCCGCCTCAGACGTCGACCCGGGCCCAGGTGAAGGCGCCGAGCCCGGCGGGGTCGAGCAGCTCTGA
- a CDS encoding PH domain-containing protein, with translation MTELAFAPVGADWIRVSPKLATAYRVDLGFGVLVGVAAVVALALIPRVPVWVPVAVAVVVVVVTAWAWWLIGRRVRSWGYSERADDLLVTSGILFRRLVIVPYGRMQLVDLTAGPVHRMLGITTVQLHTAAATTDARIPGLTPDVAADLRDRLARRGEQRSAGL, from the coding sequence ATGACCGAGCTCGCGTTCGCACCCGTCGGCGCGGACTGGATCCGCGTCTCCCCGAAGCTGGCCACCGCGTACCGGGTCGACCTCGGGTTCGGTGTGCTCGTGGGCGTCGCGGCCGTGGTGGCGCTGGCGCTGATACCCCGCGTCCCCGTGTGGGTGCCGGTCGCCGTGGCCGTCGTCGTCGTGGTGGTGACGGCGTGGGCCTGGTGGCTGATCGGACGACGGGTGCGCTCGTGGGGGTACTCCGAGCGGGCGGACGACCTGCTCGTGACGAGCGGGATCCTGTTCCGCCGCCTCGTGATCGTGCCCTACGGCCGCATGCAGCTCGTCGACCTGACCGCCGGACCGGTGCACCGCATGCTGGGCATCACGACCGTCCAGCTGCACACCGCCGCAGCGACGACCGACGCGCGCATCCCCGGGCTGACACCGGACGTCGCGGCGGACCTGCGCGACCGGCTCGCCCGGCGCGGGGAGCAGAGGTCGGCGGGGCTGTGA